From the Microplitis mediator isolate UGA2020A chromosome 6, iyMicMedi2.1, whole genome shotgun sequence genome, one window contains:
- the LOC130670464 gene encoding uncharacterized protein LOC130670464 produces the protein MVLTEEQTERLTELKRSRGSIKRQITKLTKTVDEFIAVDPAERDFDYLLACLNNVNKHWDKFDSIQFEIEELEPEDTQKADEIQDEYCRVLARVNKLKKEIESTTSQTGAASVTHDHCPTPTPSSLAAGANEIKLPEIPLPTFDVSYEGWSSFIDLFTAIIDDNATMSDARKLQYLRLAVQGKARQIIQSLGTTGQNYKTALELLKNKYDCTRKIIRRHWGLLRDLPRLAKDTPEGLGDLVDNIRQNLRALENLKQPVKNWDTPLIDLILSKISSETAWQWELTLKGTSMPQYTDLLEFLEKRASCADIPKIKPPTQPNNNNHHNNNNHYNRNAAQKSAHVNGQGKEQRQTFVINQYVPCPLCNETHSVRKCASFLAMNPQEREKVITKSSLCFNCLSPTHKARDCNSNNCFKCNKRHHTLLHKPTDENDKDAGNWNPRPNTRAAIRSNNYPTQASQVPETPTNRPMAYVINRPTSDLIITATLHVLN, from the coding sequence ATGGTATTGACCGAGGAACAAACCGAGCGCTTAACTGAATTGAAACGAAGTCGTGGATCTATTAAACGTCAAATTACCAAGCTTACCAAAACAGTCGATGAATTTATAGCTGTTGATCCAGCTGAACGCGACTTTGACTATCTGCTTGCATGTCtaaataatgttaataaaCATTGGGATAAATTCGACAGCATCCAATTTGAGATCGAAGAATTAGAACCGGAAGATACACAAAAGGCTGACGAGATTCAAGATGAATATTGTCGTGTACTTGCACGggttaataaacttaaaaaggAAATAGAATCAACGACATCACAGACGGGTGCTGCATCTGTTACTCATGACCACTGTCCGACACCCACCCCGTCCTCATTGGCCGCCGGTGCAAACGAAATAAAACTACCTGAAATACCGTTACCGACCTTTGACGTATCGTATGAAGGCTGGTCATCATTTATTGACCTATTTACCGCGATTATAGACGACAATGCAACTATGTCTGACGCTCGCAAACTACAGTACTTGAGATTGGCTGTCCAAGGTAAGGCCCGCCAGATAATTCAATCATTAGGAACTACTGGTCAGAATTATAAGACGGCCTTAGAActtctgaaaaataaatacgattgcACCAGAAAAATAATCAGAAGACATTGGGGCTTACTACGAGATTTGCCGCGGTTGGCCAAGGACACACCAGAAGGTCTCGGTGACCTTGTCGACAACATACGTCAAAATCTACGCGCTTTGGAAAATCTAAAACAACCGGTTAAGAATTGGGATACTCCACTGATTGACTTAATACTATCCAAAATCAGTTCTGAAACCGCGTGGCAGTGGGAATTGACCTTGAAAGGTACAAGCATGCCTCAATATACGGATTTACTGGAATTTTTAGAAAAGCGAGCAAGTTGCGCTGATATACCGAAGATCAAGCCACCTACACAGCCTAACAATAATAACCAccacaacaataataatcattataacAGAAATGCTGCTCAGAAGTCTGCACACGTCAATGGACAAGGGAAGGAACAGAGACAAACTTTTGTTATCAATCAATATGTACCGTGCCCACTATGTAACGAGACTCATAGTGTACGCAAATGTGCCTCGTTTCTGGCTATGAATCCTCAAGAACGAGAAAAAGTTATCACCAAATCTTCACTGTGCTTTAACTGTCTAAGCCCTACTCATAAAGCTAGAGACTGCAATTCAAATAACTGTTTTAAGTGTAATAAACGTCATCATACCCTCCTACACAAGCCTACTGATGAGAATGATAAAGACGCAGGTAACTGGAACCCAAGACCCAATACAAGGGCCGCAATACGAAGTAACAACTACCCAACGCAAGCCAGTCAAGTACCTGAGACACCGACAAACCGACCCATGGCTTACGTCATTAACCGACCTACCAGTGATTTAATAATAACCGCTACACTGCATGTACTGAACTAA